The Clostridium aceticum genomic interval GAAAAGGGTATACTGGATTACATAAAAGAAGAAAATGTTATAGCGATAGGGCCTGGTTGTGGCAGAAGTCAGCAATTTGAAGAGATATTACATACTGTAGTAAGAAATGCAACAGTCCCCTTGGTGATCGATGCAGATGGACTAAATATGCTGGCAAATAATATAAGCTTGCTGAAGGACTTAAAGGTACCTTGCATTATAACCCCTCATCCGGGGGAAATGTCTAGGCTAACAGGATTATCTATTCAAGAAGTGAATGACCATAGATTGGATATTGCAAGAAATTTCTCAGAAAAGTGGGGTGTGATCACTTTATTAAAAGGAGCAAGAACCGTCATAGCGAATCCTCAAGGAGAAGTTTTTATCAATAGAACAGGAAATCCCGGTATGGCTACTGCCGGCAGTGGAGACGTTCTCACGGGGATGATTACAGGACTTCTTTCTCAAGGTGTAGAACCACTAAAGGCTACTATGGCGGCAGCATATCTTCATGGCACAGCAGGGGATAGGGCAGCAATAAGATTAGGAGAGTATAGCATGATGGCAGGTGATATTATATACGAAATACCAACAGTGATACAGGAAATTATGAAAAAATAGCATAAAACCAGCTTAGAAGCGGAGGAAAATCCTCTGCTTTTCTTTTTCTCTAAATATAAATATATGTCTAAAGAAAATAATTTATTACAATAAAAACACCAAAATGCCGTAAGTGGAATAGTATAGTATTACAGGAAAATTTCTGTATTATCTTAAAGAAGGAGGAAATATCTTATGATGCATACACCTTACCCTGGCATATACCCTATCCCCTTTATGCCTATGTATGTAATGTTAGCCCATGCTTATGTACCTTATCAAACCTATATGAACGCTTATCCTTTAACAGAAGCTTTAATGAAGGGTACACTTTTCCCAGAACTATATCAACCTTATGTTAAACGTTGGGAGGGTAAAAAGTAATGAAAGAAAGAATGATTTTGATGCGAAAAATTCAGGACGTAGAGTTTGCTTTAACTGAATTGCAGTTATATTTGGATACGCATCCCTTTGACCAAAAGGCTTTAATGGATTTCAACTGTTATAGCCAACAGTTATTGATGCTAAAACAACAATATGAAATGTCCTACGGACCTCTACTACAATATGGATTTTCACCTAGTCCCTATCCATGGAAGTGGCTAGATAGTCCGTGGCCGTGGGAAGAAGAATTTTAACTTGGAAGTATAAGGAGGAAAGTATATGTGGATTTATGAAAAAAAATTGCAATATCCAGTTAAAGTAACCTGTGGACCTAACCCTAAGTTAGCACAATACTTATTAACACAGTATGGTGGTCCTGATGGGGAACTATCAGCGGCTTTAAGATATTTAAATCAAAGATATACAATTCCCACCAATGAGGCAAAGGGATTATTAACGGATATAGGTACCGAAGAATTGGCTCACGTTGAAATAATTACTACTTTGATCTATCAGCTAACAAAAGATGCAACTGTTGAGGATATGAAGGCTGTAGATATGGGTTCTTTCTACGCCATACGTGATGGTGCACTATTCTATTCGGATTCCAATGGTGTGCCTTGGACAGCAACCTATATTCAAGCTCATGCAGACCCTATCACAGACCTACATGAAGATATGGCAGCTGAGCAAAAAGCTCGTGCTGTATATGAGCATTTATTAGATCTTACTGATGATCCTGGGGTAAAAGATGCCTTGAGATTTTTGAGAGAAAGAGAAGTTGTACATTATCAAAGATTTGGGGAAGCATTGAGAATTGTGCAAGAATATATGCAGACAAAAAAAATTTTTTAAAGCCAATGTAAAATAAGGGTGCCGAAGGATGTGGTGCCCTTATTTTGTAATCAAAGGAAAAAAATATTTGGATAGATGATTTGTTTTATAAAATACTATATAAATAACATACTATGTAGTCTAGGAAGGAGAAAACTATGGTTACAAGATTATTTGTTATTGCAGTTACACCTAGTATTGCTATTGCAATAGGACTATATTTAACAGATAGATATGATAGAGAACCACTGTCTTTGCTTGCAAAGGTATTTGTCTTAGGTGCTCTATCGGTTATTCCAGTACTGGTTGTACAAAGGCTTCTACTAAGTATTAATATATTTGCTGGTTTATTAGGAATTGCCTTTGTTTCTTTTATTGTAGCGGGCTTAACAGAAGAATATTTTAAAAGAGCAGTGGTTTTATATACTGCTTATCGCAGTAAACATTTCAATGAAAAACTAGATGGGATTATTTACTGTGGGTTTTCAGCCCTTGGATTTGCCACAGTTGAAAATATTATGTATGTAGTTTTTAGATTTAGCAGTAATTATTATGTAGGCATTATGAGAGGAATTTTATCTGTTCCAGCCCATATACTTTTTGCAGTAACAATGGGTTATTACCTTTCTCTAGCGAAATATACTGAAGAAGAAGAAGTGAAAAGAAAATATTTTCAAAGATCTTTATATATTCCTGCGATATTTCATGGATTATTTAATTTTATTTTAATGGCCCAAATACCTCTACTAATGGTTTTATTTATTCCCTACGTCATTTATTTGTGGAGATTAAACTTAATAAGATTGAACCAATACACAAAACATAGTAGAGATCAGTTCAATCGAATTATAGAAGATGAAGATCAGTAAACAAAAAAAACGACATATAGTCGTTTTTTTATCGTTCACCAGCTATAATTCTTACAATATCCTTTAATTCAGAATTGTTAGGAATCGTAAAGGTGCCGGATTTAAGTTTCAGTAATAAGTCTAATTCTTCAGCAGTTTTAATAAAGTCGTTGGAGCTCTCAATTACACCATTATCTAATAGAATTGTTGCAATGCCAGAGGCAGGCGTTCCTGACGGGATCGTGAAGACTTTGTCTTCTACTACTGCTGGTTCTACTGGTTCTACTGGTTCTGTTGATTCTGCGCTATTTTCCTCAAATTCTTCCTCAGCTTCTTCTTCAATTTCTTGAGAGATTTCTAATTTTTCTTCTTGAAGGATCTCAGGGGAAGAGTCAATAGCTATTGCAGTACTATTACTGTCAAACCAATCTCCTAAGTTAAAAACCACTACACCAACCATAAGAGAAGCAATAACAACAGCTATAAAAACATCGCTAAAATCATGGAGTAAATCTTTAATTTTTTCCATTTGTTTACCACCTTTGATTAAGTAATTATGTATTAAGCATATCACAAGTATGATCAACTTTTCAATAAAAGTATGAATGTAAATATTAACACAATTATTTAGAAGTATTTAAATATATTACATAATATTTGCTTTAGCAGTTATAATATGACTAAAATGATAATATACAATTAGTAAAATCAACAAAAAATACAATAGGGATTATTTTAGGGGAGGGTAAATCATGTCAAGGCGTATAAAAAAAATTACTACAGTAGAAGATTTAGATAAGATAGTGAAAAAGTCTAAGAAAAAGCCTGTTTTCATTTTTAAGCACGATATTACTTTATCTGAAAGTGAGGAAGCATATCAACAATACATTGAGTTTATAGAAGAAAATGAAGAAGATGTTTTATTTTGTATGGTGGATGTTAGAGAATATGTAGAGGTCTCGGAGGCGGTAGAAGAAATATTAGAAATTAACCATGAGGCACCACAGCTTATGTTGATCATGGAGGAAGAGGTTGTATGGGATGATCAACAAAATAATATTACTTCAGATAACTTAATTGAGGTGGTAAACGAATTTATTTCTATATAAAGTAATTTTATTTAGTTGCTTTAAAAATACCACAGTGTTAAAATAATTAAAGGGATTTCTTGCAAAGTAGAACAGGGGGACAAAGGATGAAAAAAGAAATTATTGAGTGGATTAAAACCATTGTGTTATCACTAGTGATTGCACTAATTATAACAACTTTTATAAAGCCAACCATCGTAAAAAACTACTCTATGATACCAACACTAGACGAAAATAACTTTTTGATAGTAAATCGTTTGTTGTATAAGCAAGGCACACCAAGTCGTGGAGATATTATCGTGTTTCGTTCTCCACTGAAAACTCCTGCTGGAAAGGATAAATTACTAATTAAAAGAGTAATTGCCCTACCAGGGGAAGAGATTGTAATAAGTGATGGCAGCGTATTTATTAATGGAGAATACTTAGAGGAACCTTATTTAGTGGATTCGTATACGGAGGGTAGCATAGATGCAGTGATCCCAGAAGGAAAGATATTTGCTATGGGTGATAACCGAGGGAATAGCTTGGATAGTAGAGATGATATACTAGGATTAGTAGATATGGAAGATGTGATTGGAAAAGCTTTTTTACGCTTATATCCGCTAAATAGAATAGGATTTTTAACTACGTATCTTCCAATTAAAAGTGCTTCTATAATTGCATTAAATTAACAAAGTTTTATAGGAGGCTAGACTTATAAAAATCTTCTAAATTGCAAAATATATAGATATACGCCTGTGAATTTTAATCTATCAAATTTTAAGTTTAAGGCATATGGCTGTATATTGAAAAAAGTTGAGGAGGTTGTTATGAGATGAAAGTAAGAGATATTATGACAAGTCATGTTTCAGCTTCAAGTGCAAATGCTAGTATTGATGAAATAGCAAGAAAAATGAAGGAACTAAATGTAGGATCTATTCCTATATGTGATAATCAAAACCATATTATAGGCATTGTAACTGATAGAGATATCGTGGTAAGAGGGATTGTTGATGGATTTAGAGTTTCCGACAATATAGACAAAGTAATGTCAAAGGAACTAATCTTTGTTTCGCCTGATACTCATGCCCATGAAGCAGCGAGAATTATGGCACAAAATCAGATTAGAAGGCTGCCAGTTGTTGAAAATGGAAAGCTAGTAGGTCTTGTGGCTATAGGCGATTTAGCAGTTAGAAATATTTATGTTGATGATGCAGGAAAAGCTTTAAGTGATATTTCTTTACCAAGTCGGCCTATGATGTAGTCTTATGTTTTCTAAAATGTTCCCAGTACATATTGCTGGGAACATTTTTTGTGATAGCTTTGCTATTGAAGGTGTATAAAAAAATTTCTAAGGTAAAAATATACTTAAGAGTTTTATAAAGCTAATTTGAAAAAATAGAATTGCTTTTGATAGTATATACTAAAACATTAAAATAAAAAAATAGAAAAAAAGTACATATTACCATTTAAAATAGTTTCTAAGCGTATACTAGTAGAAATGGAAACTTTATAAAAGACAAAAAGGAGAGAGATTGATGTTGGAAAAACTAGTAATGGTTAAAAATAAGTCTGGAATTCATGCTAGACCTGCAGGCAAATTAGTTAAGGAAGCTTCTAAGTTTAAGTCAGACATTTTTATTGTAAAAAGTGATAGTGAATTTAATGCTAAGAGTATCATGAATGTTATGAGCATGGGTGCAAAAATGGGAGAAAATGTACTTATCAAGGTATCTGGTGAAGATGAAAAGGAAGCTTTTGATGCTATTATAGATTTAATTGAAAGAGGTTTTGACGATTTTGATGAGTAGTAATTTTTTTAATTTATTAGGAAAAAAAGGTATATAATATGTTGTAGAGAATAATATGAATAGGTCTAAAAAATTTCTATAGGGGGACACTTTCCATGGGAAGTAAAAAGCTGCAGAACGATATATCCATCACGATAAATGAGCAAGGTCCATATAAATACGAAAGAGGCATCTCATTAGAAGAGATTTCAAAGGATTTTCAGCACAATGTAAAGTATTTAATTGTTGCTGCTCTTGTAGATAATGAACTAAAAGAATTAAAGTATACGCTAGATGAAGATTGTGAAGTGAAATTTATTGATTTATGTTCTTCTATTGGTTCTAGAATCTATCAAAGGAGTTTGGCTTTTGTATTTATTAGAGCATGTTTAGAAATTTTTTCAAGCTGTAAAGTTTCAGTAGAACACTCTATCAGCAAAGGATTATATTGTGAGGTGCACTATAAAAGGCCAATAAATGCCGAAGATGTAGAGAGAATCCAACAAAGAATGCAAGAAATTATTGAAGAAGACGTTGTCTTCGAAAAAAGCAGGATTCCACTAGACGAAGCAAAAGATATTTTTAGAGATTATGGACAAATGGGTAAGGTAAGATTACTAAAATATAGAGAAAAGCCTTATATTAACATTTACCAATGTGGATGGTTGAAAAACTACTTTTATGGTTACATGGTGCCTTCTACAGGATATTTAAAAGATTTTAAATTACATTATTATGCCCCAGGTGTTGTTTTGCAATTTCCAAGGTTTGAAGATCAAGGGCAAGTTCCAGACTTTCAAGAACATCCAAAATTATTTAAGGTATTTAGAGAAAGTGAAAAATGGGGGGAAATTTTAGAAATTGATTATGTTGCATCTTTAAATGATCTTATAGTTACTCAAAAAGAAGGAGAATTTATTAGAATTGCTGAGGCATTACATGAAAAGAAAATTGCAAAGATAGCCGATAGCATTACAGAAAATATTAAAGAAAAACGTGTTGTTTTAATCGCAGGTCCTTCATCCTCTGGAAAAACAACTTTTGCTCAACGTTTGATGATTCAGTTAAAGGTAAATGGTATCAAACCTATTGCTATTTCTCTCGATGATTACTTTGTAGATCGTGAAAATACACCTTTAGATGAAGAGGGCCAGTATGATTTTGAATCTCTTTATGCAATTGATTTAAAACTATTTAATAGAGACTTGGAAAGAATACTTAGCGGCGAGGAAGTAGAAATACCTACCTTCAATTTTCATACAGGCAAAAGAGAGTATCGTGGGCATAAGATTCAGATTCAAGCTGACCAACCTATCATATTAGAAGGAATTCATGCTTTAAACGATCAGTTAACTGCTGCTATTTCTAAGAACAACAAATTTAAGATATATATTAGTGCTCTAACACAATTGAATGTAGATGAGCATAATAGAATTCCTACCACCGACACTAGATTAGTAAGACGAATCGTCAGAGATAGTAAATTCCGTTCTAATGATGCAGAAACTACTTTAGCTATGTGGTCATCTGTAAGACGCGGAGAAGAAAAAAACATTTTTCCTTTTCAAGAGGAAGCAGATACTATGTTTAACTCTGCACTGTTTTATGAATTAAGCTTACTAAAAAAGTATGCAGAGCCTTTGTTGAGGCAAGTGCATAATACAAGTACTTACTATTCAGAAGCCAAGAGATTATTAAAATTCTTAAATTATTTTATATCGTTAGAAAATGAAGAGGATATACCAAAAACCTCTATCTTGAGAGAGTTTATAGGGGGCAGCAGTTTTCATAAAGAAGAAAAAAAAGAAGACTAACAGCAGGGAGTTAGGGAGATTTTCCTTATCTCCCATTTTTTAAAATTTTTATTCTGTAGGAAAAATTTGTTCTAAATTGCAAAGAAAATGTAGTAAATAATATTAGGATAACATAGCGTTAACTTAAACCATAATTTGTCATCCTGAGGGAAGCAAAGCGGCGTCGAAGGATCTTAGTAGTAGCAAAAATCTTCGTTATTCCAAGATCCTTCGCTACACTCAGGATGACATTTGGAGAGAATTTTGGTAATAATTGTGTTAAGTTAACGCCTATGATTAGGATATTAAAGGATTTTCAGCAGGTGGCTAGAATTAATAAAGATAGGTGATTGAGAATGGAAAATACATTAATGGTTATTAGTTTTGTTCTTATCATATTAGGTGTTATGGGAATTTTTTTGCCAATTCTGCCAGGACCTATACTGGTATTGGTGGGGATTGTATTGTATGGATTTGTTACAGACTTTGCTGTGATCTCCTTATACTGGATCGTATTATTTTCCATTTTAACTTTTATCACCATAGTAGTAGATTATTTAGCATCTTTTATGACAGCTAAAAAATTTAATGTATCCTCTTGGGGAATGATAGGTATGTTTATAGGAGGATTTTCAGGACTTGTTATCCTAAATGTTGTAGGGTTGATTATTGGTCAAGTGGTGGGCTTGACACTGGGAGAACTTTTATCTGGAAGAGAATGGAAAGAATCTATAAAGGCTGGCGGTGCAGGTGTTATTGCCTACTTTGTTAGTCTTGTGGTGAAGTTATTGATAACAGCTATTGTCGTTGGAATTTTTATTTATCTTATACGATAAGGAGAAAAAAATGGAGAATAAAGAAAATATGTATAGGGTCCATGTGTTATTATTTATTGCAGTAATAGGTGTTTCTTTTTCTGCAATACTTATTAAAAATACAGCAGCCCCTGCTAGCATTATTGCTATGTATAGGATGCTGATTACTTTTTTTCTCTTTCTTCCAGTTGCCCTCATAAAAGGGAAAAAGGAGATACAAGAACTTGTTAGAAAAGATTTTTTGCTTTGCTGTGTTAGTGGATTGTTTTTGGCGCTTCACTTTATTACTTGGATGACTTCCCTAAAGTATACGACAGTGGTATCTTCAACAGTGCTTGTAGGGTTACAACCTATCTTTACCGCAATCATTGGATACATGCTATTTAAAGAAAGGTTAAGTAAAAAAGGATTTCTGGGAATGTTGATGGCTATTGGTGGTAGTAGCATGATGGGCTTTTTAAGCTTTCATGCTGGGAGAGGCCATTTATATGGAAATATTTTAGCTCTTTTAGGTGCTTTTTTTGGTGCATTGTATATTATTATAGGGAGAGGCATAAGAAAAAAGATATCTACACTAACCTATGGGTTCATTGCCTATGGTACTTGCAGCTTATTTTTAGTGATAATGAATATAGTACTAAAACTTCCTTTTACAGGCTATACGCCTAAAGATTATACTTTGTTTTTCGGAATGGCAGTTTTATGTACTATTGGTGGACATACAATTTTTAACTGGGCCTTGAAGTATATTGAAGCCAATAAAATAGCCACCACCATGTTGGGGGAACCAGTAGGAGCCACTTTTTTAGCTGTTTTGCTTTTAAAAGAAATTCCTAGTTTGGGGCAAATCCTCAGTGGTATTTTCATATTATCAGGACTCTACATCTTTATGGGTACCGACAAAGAAAAGACAGAGCCTCTGGTTACCTACAGTGAAGGATAGGTATACGCTCAGGATGATAGTTTAAAAGAAATTTGGTAATAATTGTATTAATCTAACGCCTATGATAACTGAAATTAGTTATAATAGTTCTACTTTTGTATGTGAAATAAGTAACAAGATAGTGTATAATTAAAGTAACTTATCTAGATTATCTAAACTACTTTTGTAGCAGCCTCATTTACCTCTTTTGTGGTCAACTTCAGTTATAAGTGCCTATCAATAATTTAGGAAGTGATAGTATGAAAAGCATCAATTCTCGTTACTATAACTTACTGAAAAAGATCATAATTACCTTAGGGCTTTTTTTAGTCATGGACACCTTTATACTTGGTATAGCTAATGTAGAGGGAGATTCTATGCATCCTACTTTAAACACCTCCGATAGAGTCATCTTTTTAAAACTTCCTTATTTTCGTAGAAATATAAAAAGAGGGGACATTGTTATATTTTCTCCCCCTGAAAGCTTAGGCAGAGAAGATGAATTCTTCGTTAAAAGAGTAGTGGCGGTAGAGCAGGATATGTATATTATACAAAATGGTGTTTTGGGGATTAATGATACAGAAGTGTTTGAAGATTATATTTGTCCGGAAGATTATATAGACAAAGATTATTGTTATATAGAGGGTATTGTACCTGAAGATAAACTTTTTGTTTTAGGAGATAATAGAAATAACAGCAATGATAGTAGAAGATTTTGTTGTATAGGAAAAAGACTTGTTAAAGGTAGGGCAATACTAAGAATATGGCCGCTAAATGAAATAACAACTTTTAGTAATCCTTATAATTAACCTCAGTCACCCTTGCTAATGTGGTGACTGAGGTTGTTTTTAGAATCTGCTTGAAAGGGATGTATTAGAGTGAAGCTAAAAGATCAAATCAAAGATTATGGAAAATCCATCGGTATAGACCTACTAGGTTTTACAAGTGCTAATGCTTTTGAAGAGATAAGAAGCATCTTAGAAAAGAGAGAAGCGTTAGGACATCTTTCTGGTTTTGAAGAAAAAGATATAGAACTTCGTATTGATCCTAAGAAAACCATGACAGATGCTAAATCAATTCTTGTGATAGGGTTGTCCTATTACAATGAAAATATTAAAAAGAGCGAAAATCACGAAACAGAATTTTCTGGTGTGCTAGCCAGAACAGCTTGGGGGAAGGATTATCATTACGTTTTAAAGGAGAAGTTAGAAGAAATTGCTGCCTTTATTCAGAAGCAAGACAAAGACTTTCAGTATAAGATTTTTGTAGATACGGGACCTCTAGTGGATCGACAGGTGGCCTATAGAGCTGGTCTAGGGTGGTATGGATACAATTCTCTTCTAATTAATGAAAAATATGGTTCTTGGTTTTTCATAGGTTACATGCTGAATAATATAGCTTTTGAAGAAGACAAGCCATTAACAAACAAAAACTGCCAAGGGTGTAATCTATGCATAAAACATTGTCCTAAAGGAGCCATAGAAGGTCCTTATGGGTTTCATGCTAAAAAATGTGTATCTAATTTACTACAGCAAAAAGAAGATATTGATGAAGAAGACAGAAAGATTCTAGGAAAAAACCTTTATGGCTGTGATATCTGTCAAAGTGTTTGTCCCCACAATAAAAAAGCAGTATTGATGACGGAAGGTGATTTTGCACCTCAAGTGGTTTCTCCTACACCAGATCTAATAGAAATACTTTATATGTCTAATAAGGCTTTTAAAGAAACCTATGGAACAACTTCAGCAGGATGGAGGGGCAAGAGGACTCTTCAAAGAAATGCAATTATTGCTCTGGCAAACAATGGAGATAAAAAAGCAATACCTCATTTACTACCTTTATTAGAAGATGATAGGCCTGAAATAAGACGATATGGAATATGGGCAATTTTTCAACTAGACCCCTTCACCGGCAAAGAAATTTCCAAGGAAATGAAGAAAAAAGAGCAGGATGAGAAGGTACTCAATACAATAGAGGATTGCCTTAATAAAATATTTTCCTCTAAAAACCAATAGATTTTTTCTTTATAGTAGAATATCACCTTCTTTTTGAATAGTATGTTAGTGAAGGTGATTTGCTGTAAAGGAGGGACCTATATGAAAAAATACCCTGAGCTAACCTATAAGCATGTTAAAAGATATTGTGCTACTGAAGACTTTGACTTTAAAACAACAGAAGAAATAGAGGCTTTGAAGGGAATCATAGGACAAAAAAAGGGAGAAGCTTCTATGACCTTTGGCTTGGAAATTGATAACCCCAGTTATAATATTTACATTGGCGGCAACAAGGGAACCGGTAGAACTACCTATACTAAGAAGATTATCAGAGAAATTGCTAAAACAAAGCCTGAACCTGACGATTGGTGTTATGTCTATAGTTTTGAAAACAATGGCAAGGTGGTAGCATTGAACCTACCAGCTGGTAGAGGCAAAGAGTTTCAAAAGGATATGGATGAGCTTATAGAAGACCTATTAACACAAGTGCCTCAAGCTTTTAATAGTGAAGATTATGATCGGAAAAAAAATGAGATTATCACAGATTATCAAGAACAAAAAAATAAATTATTATTATATCTAACAGAATTTGCTGAGAAAAAGGGGTTTAGCATAAAAAGTACCAGCACTGGATTTGTATTTGTTCCTTTAGAAAGTGGAGAAGAAATGACCGATGAGGACATTAAACAATTAGACAAAGAAGAAACCCAAAAACTAGAAGAACAACTTCAAGAAATCCAAAAAACTGCCCTAGATGTTCTTGGAAAATTAAAAAATCTAGAACGTATTGCAAAAAAGAAATTATTGCAATTGGAAATGAGGGTAGGGTTGTTCGTTGTAAAACCTCTAATTCATGAGCTAGTAGAAAAATACCCTCAGTGTCAGAAGATCGTAGAACATTGCTATAAAGTAGAAAAAGACTTGATAGAAAATATCGGAAATTTTATTGAGGAAGAGGAAGAAGAAGAAGCTATAGCAGTAAAGAAAAAAGAAATTGAAGCTTTCGTTAAAAAATACAAAGTGAACCTACTGGTAAACAACAGCAGTATAGAAGGAGCACCTGTAATTATTGAATTTAATCCTACCGTCAACAAATTAATTGGTAAAATCGAATATGAAAATGTTAATGGTATATTAAAAACTGACTTTCTCCATATTAAACCAGGTGCTATTCACTTGGCTAATGGAGGTTATTTAGTATTAGAAGCAAAACAGTTATTAAGTAACCCTCATGCGTGGGAAACTCTAAAGAGAGTACTTCATACAAAAGAAGTTACTATAGAAAATATGGGTAATCAATTAGTAGATGTAGCTTCTCTAAAGTTAGAGGCTATTCCAATAG includes:
- a CDS encoding spore coat associated protein CotJA, producing the protein MMHTPYPGIYPIPFMPMYVMLAHAYVPYQTYMNAYPLTEALMKGTLFPELYQPYVKRWEGKK
- a CDS encoding spore coat protein CotJB, whose translation is MKERMILMRKIQDVEFALTELQLYLDTHPFDQKALMDFNCYSQQLLMLKQQYEMSYGPLLQYGFSPSPYPWKWLDSPWPWEEEF
- a CDS encoding manganese catalase family protein, whose amino-acid sequence is MWIYEKKLQYPVKVTCGPNPKLAQYLLTQYGGPDGELSAALRYLNQRYTIPTNEAKGLLTDIGTEELAHVEIITTLIYQLTKDATVEDMKAVDMGSFYAIRDGALFYSDSNGVPWTATYIQAHADPITDLHEDMAAEQKARAVYEHLLDLTDDPGVKDALRFLREREVVHYQRFGEALRIVQEYMQTKKIF
- a CDS encoding PrsW family intramembrane metalloprotease produces the protein MVTRLFVIAVTPSIAIAIGLYLTDRYDREPLSLLAKVFVLGALSVIPVLVVQRLLLSINIFAGLLGIAFVSFIVAGLTEEYFKRAVVLYTAYRSKHFNEKLDGIIYCGFSALGFATVENIMYVVFRFSSNYYVGIMRGILSVPAHILFAVTMGYYLSLAKYTEEEEVKRKYFQRSLYIPAIFHGLFNFILMAQIPLLMVLFIPYVIYLWRLNLIRLNQYTKHSRDQFNRIIEDEDQ
- the ytxJ gene encoding bacillithiol system redox-active protein YtxJ produces the protein MSRRIKKITTVEDLDKIVKKSKKKPVFIFKHDITLSESEEAYQQYIEFIEENEEDVLFCMVDVREYVEVSEAVEEILEINHEAPQLMLIMEEEVVWDDQQNNITSDNLIEVVNEFISI
- the lepB gene encoding signal peptidase I, whose protein sequence is MKKEIIEWIKTIVLSLVIALIITTFIKPTIVKNYSMIPTLDENNFLIVNRLLYKQGTPSRGDIIVFRSPLKTPAGKDKLLIKRVIALPGEEIVISDGSVFINGEYLEEPYLVDSYTEGSIDAVIPEGKIFAMGDNRGNSLDSRDDILGLVDMEDVIGKAFLRLYPLNRIGFLTTYLPIKSASIIALN
- a CDS encoding CBS domain-containing protein gives rise to the protein MKVRDIMTSHVSASSANASIDEIARKMKELNVGSIPICDNQNHIIGIVTDRDIVVRGIVDGFRVSDNIDKVMSKELIFVSPDTHAHEAARIMAQNQIRRLPVVENGKLVGLVAIGDLAVRNIYVDDAGKALSDISLPSRPMM
- a CDS encoding HPr family phosphocarrier protein, which codes for MLEKLVMVKNKSGIHARPAGKLVKEASKFKSDIFIVKSDSEFNAKSIMNVMSMGAKMGENVLIKVSGEDEKEAFDAIIDLIERGFDDFDE
- a CDS encoding nucleoside kinase, translating into MGSKKLQNDISITINEQGPYKYERGISLEEISKDFQHNVKYLIVAALVDNELKELKYTLDEDCEVKFIDLCSSIGSRIYQRSLAFVFIRACLEIFSSCKVSVEHSISKGLYCEVHYKRPINAEDVERIQQRMQEIIEEDVVFEKSRIPLDEAKDIFRDYGQMGKVRLLKYREKPYINIYQCGWLKNYFYGYMVPSTGYLKDFKLHYYAPGVVLQFPRFEDQGQVPDFQEHPKLFKVFRESEKWGEILEIDYVASLNDLIVTQKEGEFIRIAEALHEKKIAKIADSITENIKEKRVVLIAGPSSSGKTTFAQRLMIQLKVNGIKPIAISLDDYFVDRENTPLDEEGQYDFESLYAIDLKLFNRDLERILSGEEVEIPTFNFHTGKREYRGHKIQIQADQPIILEGIHALNDQLTAAISKNNKFKIYISALTQLNVDEHNRIPTTDTRLVRRIVRDSKFRSNDAETTLAMWSSVRRGEEKNIFPFQEEADTMFNSALFYELSLLKKYAEPLLRQVHNTSTYYSEAKRLLKFLNYFISLENEEDIPKTSILREFIGGSSFHKEEKKED
- a CDS encoding DUF456 domain-containing protein; translated protein: MENTLMVISFVLIILGVMGIFLPILPGPILVLVGIVLYGFVTDFAVISLYWIVLFSILTFITIVVDYLASFMTAKKFNVSSWGMIGMFIGGFSGLVILNVVGLIIGQVVGLTLGELLSGREWKESIKAGGAGVIAYFVSLVVKLLITAIVVGIFIYLIR
- a CDS encoding DMT family transporter; protein product: MENKENMYRVHVLLFIAVIGVSFSAILIKNTAAPASIIAMYRMLITFFLFLPVALIKGKKEIQELVRKDFLLCCVSGLFLALHFITWMTSLKYTTVVSSTVLVGLQPIFTAIIGYMLFKERLSKKGFLGMLMAIGGSSMMGFLSFHAGRGHLYGNILALLGAFFGALYIIIGRGIRKKISTLTYGFIAYGTCSLFLVIMNIVLKLPFTGYTPKDYTLFFGMAVLCTIGGHTIFNWALKYIEANKIATTMLGEPVGATFLAVLLLKEIPSLGQILSGIFILSGLYIFMGTDKEKTEPLVTYSEG
- the lepB gene encoding signal peptidase I encodes the protein MKSINSRYYNLLKKIIITLGLFLVMDTFILGIANVEGDSMHPTLNTSDRVIFLKLPYFRRNIKRGDIVIFSPPESLGREDEFFVKRVVAVEQDMYIIQNGVLGINDTEVFEDYICPEDYIDKDYCYIEGIVPEDKLFVLGDNRNNSNDSRRFCCIGKRLVKGRAILRIWPLNEITTFSNPYN
- the queG gene encoding tRNA epoxyqueuosine(34) reductase QueG, whose amino-acid sequence is MKLKDQIKDYGKSIGIDLLGFTSANAFEEIRSILEKREALGHLSGFEEKDIELRIDPKKTMTDAKSILVIGLSYYNENIKKSENHETEFSGVLARTAWGKDYHYVLKEKLEEIAAFIQKQDKDFQYKIFVDTGPLVDRQVAYRAGLGWYGYNSLLINEKYGSWFFIGYMLNNIAFEEDKPLTNKNCQGCNLCIKHCPKGAIEGPYGFHAKKCVSNLLQQKEDIDEEDRKILGKNLYGCDICQSVCPHNKKAVLMTEGDFAPQVVSPTPDLIEILYMSNKAFKETYGTTSAGWRGKRTLQRNAIIALANNGDKKAIPHLLPLLEDDRPEIRRYGIWAIFQLDPFTGKEISKEMKKKEQDEKVLNTIEDCLNKIFSSKNQ